AAATAAATTGCTTCTTGCTCAGGTACTAGGGAATAGTTGGTAGAACTGATCTCATATTCAAGGCAGTTATAGTTTATTAAGAAAGTAAATCACTGTGAGTGCTCCCACAGTTTCTAACTTTTTCTCTGATGTCCACAGGCAGACAATGAACATGAATGACGACTCTCGTAGGGAGACTCTGTCCCGGCAATGGCAGGCCCGCTCACTGACACAGATCTGCCCCTCTGGTGTCTTCAGAGTGGGCACTGTGGAAAGTGGGGTGAGGGAGCACCAGCTGCTGCCGAAGAGAAAATCCCTTCCCTTGCCCATCTTCACCCCTGCAGAGCTGGGCATCAGGCTTGGACGTGGAGCTCCACACACAGAAGAGGACCTGCTGCCCTTCTCCACCCCAGACGGAGCCTGTCCCAGCAAGAGGAGTGTGAACGAGATCATAAAAGACCTCCCCCCAGTCAAGCCTAACGCCATGGATTTCTTCAAAGGGCCCAGAGACCTGAGGCGCTCCCTGTCCATAGAGGCCCAGAGAGGTTGATAAAGAAAACGAGAAAGAGGGGATGTTAGGGAAAGATGAGATGGATGCTAATTGGGAAAGAATAGTCAATGTGGTACGTGTTTTAGAAATGagcttgaaaaaaatatatatagtgaAATCTCTCATTAAAAGCTGTAGATCTTTAGCACTATCTGTGTTTCTTGGCGAGCACAGCACCAGTCATCGTCTGAATTAGGTGGTCAGTGGTATTAGAGATGGTGGTGAGGGCATTGTGATGGAGAGGCGGGGCGTGTGTTCTCAGCTGCTCCATGGGCTGATCTCTGCCTGTGCTTGCCAGCTGGCCTCATATCTGTTGATCACTCAGTGAAATTACTGTGACCCAACTATTCCTTGACCATGCAGCATACCATTGTTTTGCATTGAAAAGGTATAATGAAAGTGTTCTTGGGGTCATTAGATTCATGAATCATACCTAGTAGGTGATAAAGGTATGCAATGACGCAGCAAGTGACAGATGGAAAATGACGTGCATGAGAAAGAGGGATAGTCAGAGGGGAATGGGGAAGGGTGAGTAGTCGGGGTACAGGGTCTTCATACAATCTCTTGACAGTCTCTGATCTATGTGTAAAGTACAGAATGCTCTGGCTGCAGTTGtacatatgtgtttgtgtttcttgttaGTTGAGTTTCAGATATTTATATCCTATCTGATACAAAGGTCACATACTTTATAAGCTGAGAATGATGGTGTTGTGAATTCATTTGCAATCATGTTGGAATATTTTTCCtagatctttatatttttcctaaTAAAAGCGTCTCTAAAACtcactaaatgtgttttcttttttatgcaTCTTATTGTCTTTATATTTAATGGAGATTGGAAAATACTTTGGGGGATAGTGAGAGGTTGGTCATTCAAACAATGCTTAAAAAGTAATGATAGCACCCTTACCTGAGGGAACTGAGTATTATTGTAACCTGGTTTACAAGGATTCTGGCTAAGCTCCATGGACCTAGTTATAACTCAACACTATTTTGTACCTTTAGCTTTGTTTATCACTGTCAAACACTGTGTAACTGATTAGATTGGACTTTATTGTTCCCTGGGGATATTGAGTTGTAGACAGAAGAAAATGGGATGCAACAGAGAGAACTGGGGATAAAAAGCATTACATCAAAAAgggtttaaaaccaaaacacgGAATAGCAGCAGTagtaaaaccaaagaaaaaaaccttaaagggaaacatcaataatgaaaaacaaatttAGGGGGCCCCTAGTGCTagaaagaatgaaataaatacagacacatTGTGACCGTGTCCACCACCCCCTGAGCCCACCACTTTAAATCCCTCTTTATCTTTCATGTTCCcccatgtttgtttgttagt
The window above is part of the Eleginops maclovinus isolate JMC-PN-2008 ecotype Puerto Natales chromosome 16, JC_Emac_rtc_rv5, whole genome shotgun sequence genome. Proteins encoded here:
- the tcap gene encoding telethonin isoform X2; the protein is MRVEEFLSLLSFQTLPSEINCFLLRQTMNMNDDSRRETLSRQWQARSLTQICPSGVFRVGTVESGVREHQLLPKRKSLPLPIFTPAELGIRLGRGAPHTEEDLLPFSTPDGACPSKRSVNEIIKDLPPVKPNAMDFFKGPRDLRRSLSIEAQRG
- the tcap gene encoding telethonin isoform X1 — its product is MPFCTVLEKQNGVMVGAELACSVREENKANRESYSADWLSISLKTHPQDRQTMNMNDDSRRETLSRQWQARSLTQICPSGVFRVGTVESGVREHQLLPKRKSLPLPIFTPAELGIRLGRGAPHTEEDLLPFSTPDGACPSKRSVNEIIKDLPPVKPNAMDFFKGPRDLRRSLSIEAQRG